One window from the genome of Sardina pilchardus chromosome 12, fSarPil1.1, whole genome shotgun sequence encodes:
- the LOC134097954 gene encoding trace amine-associated receptor 13c-like: MPMQFIWLIESCWFFGTRACAFFNFVSFHLTCASVHIVALIAVDRCMALSNPFYYSKKITVNLMIIVASLDWVFSMAYNFALLYDNGFFTHALTLCPHECLIAVDEIWSWVDFVVVFVLPCSIMFVLYLIIFGIARKHATAIRAANSQGNPNSKNDHVPKRSERKAAKVLGILVSVFLLCVLPYYIASVIPGINPQLFEAVLNYTSALLYLNSLFNPIIYALFYPWFQKSMKLILSCRICSPESSLMQVK, translated from the coding sequence ATGCCAATGCAATTTATCTGGCTGATAGAATCGTGCTGGTTTTTTGGAACAAGAGCTTGTGcttttttcaactttgtgtCATTCCACTTGACGTGTGCATCTGTCCACATTGTGGCTCTTATTGCTGTTGATAGGTGCATGGCTCTGAGCAATCCCTTTTACTACTCCAAGAAAATCACTGTGAACCTCATGATTATTGTGGCCTCCCTGGACTGGGTGTTCTCTATGGCTTACAATTTTGCTCTTCTGTACGACAACGGTTTCTTTACTCACGCACTGACACTCTGTCCACATGAATGTCTCATTGCTGTTGATGAAATATGGTCTTGGGTTGATTTTGTAGTGGTATTTGTATTACCTTGCTCCATCATGTTTGTACTGTACCTGATCATCTTTGGCATTGCCAGGAAACATGCTACTGCCATCAGGGCAGCTAACAGTCAGGGGAATCCAAACAGCAAGAATGACCATGTGCCTAAACGATCAGAGAGAAAAGCTGCAAAAGTGCTGGGAATATTAGTGTCTGTCTTTTTGTTATGTGTTCTACCATATTACATTGCTAGTGTTATTCCTGGTATAAACCCCCAACTCTTTGAGGCCGTATTGAATTACACATCAGCACTACTCTACCTGAATTCTTTGTTCAATCCGATTATATATGCTTTGTTCTACCCGTGGTTTCAAAAGAGCATGAAATTGATTTTAAGCTGCCGTATATGTAGCCCTGAGTCTTCTCTTATGCAAGTGAAgtga